In one Candidatus Nitronereus thalassa genomic region, the following are encoded:
- a CDS encoding DUF5676 family membrane protein, translated as MKTLNLFVVTWSLASFCALSFTICVIYGLLTPHSLHMHEFLEMVLPAYEWGSFPLFFVGLVESFLYGAYAGLVYVPIYNFFLKKWDPESNHTQYREEKGFRTTAKTEMDRVCGMWIETEAAKGTSFYKDETYYFCTEECKAKFDQNPDYYMVGVEGRKP; from the coding sequence ATGAAAACCTTAAACCTTTTTGTCGTGACGTGGTCTTTGGCGTCCTTCTGCGCCCTTTCGTTCACCATCTGTGTGATCTATGGCTTGCTGACTCCCCATAGTCTGCACATGCATGAATTTTTAGAAATGGTGCTTCCTGCTTATGAGTGGGGAAGTTTCCCACTATTTTTTGTGGGGCTTGTGGAAAGCTTTTTGTATGGGGCTTATGCCGGATTGGTGTATGTGCCGATCTATAACTTTTTTCTTAAAAAATGGGATCCTGAAAGCAACCATACTCAATATAGGGAGGAAAAGGGGTTTCGCACGACTGCAAAAACAGAAATGGACAGAGTGTGTGGAATGTGGATTGAGACCGAGGCAGCTAAGGGTACCAGTTTTTACAAGGATGAAACGTATTATTTCTGCACGGAAGAGTGTAAGGCCAAATTTGACCAAAACCCTGACTACTACATGGTAGGGGTTGAAGGGAGGAAACCTTAA
- a CDS encoding isoprenylcysteine carboxylmethyltransferase family protein: MHSDTPAGGVWGLTAVMVVIASWILYRYVAPRRWREWSRAGLIQAFIIALYAEMYGFPLTIYLLSGFLGFDIPWLHQSGHLWATLFGWGHTGAMLEMLVGYAIVFFGISLLIEGWREVYLATQGNQLATHGLYGLVRHPQYTGIFLAIFGQLIHWPTIPTLLLFPIVVWAYYRLAKKEEQGMMDKFETEYRNYQNAVPMFFPRMANWKRFLGFQPVAE; this comes from the coding sequence ATGCATAGTGATACACCGGCTGGAGGAGTTTGGGGTCTCACGGCTGTCATGGTCGTCATCGCGTCGTGGATTTTATACCGGTACGTGGCCCCACGTCGCTGGCGGGAGTGGTCCCGCGCTGGGTTAATCCAAGCATTCATCATTGCCTTATATGCGGAAATGTACGGGTTTCCGCTCACAATCTATTTGCTGAGCGGGTTTCTGGGCTTTGACATTCCCTGGCTTCATCAAAGTGGCCATTTGTGGGCCACCCTGTTCGGGTGGGGTCACACCGGGGCTATGCTGGAAATGCTAGTTGGGTATGCCATTGTCTTTTTTGGGATTTCATTATTAATTGAAGGATGGCGGGAAGTCTATCTCGCAACCCAAGGCAACCAACTCGCGACGCACGGACTCTACGGATTGGTCAGACATCCTCAGTATACGGGGATTTTCCTCGCCATCTTTGGGCAATTAATTCACTGGCCAACGATCCCGACCTTATTGTTGTTTCCGATTGTTGTTTGGGCCTATTACCGCCTCGCCAAGAAGGAGGAACAGGGCATGATGGATAAGTTTGAAACAGAGTATCGGAATTATCAAAACGCTGTTCCAATGTTTTTCCCTCGCATGGCCAACTGGAAGCGCTTCCTTGGTTTCCAGCCGGTGGCGGAGTAG